The Fundulus heteroclitus isolate FHET01 unplaced genomic scaffold, MU-UCD_Fhet_4.1 scaffold_36, whole genome shotgun sequence sequence ACacacagctgaaaaacaaacagatgaacTCAGATCTCTGTAGAACCGGGTTTAAACTGCAGGATTCTGTAGAACCGGGTTTAAACTGCAGGATTCTGTAGAACCGGGTTTAAACTGCAGGATTCTGTAGAACCGGGTTTAAACTGCAGGATTCTGTAGAACCGGGTTTAAACTGCAGGATTCTGTAGAACCGGGTTTAAACTGCAGGATTCTGTAGAACCGGGTTTAAACTGCAGAATTCTGTAGAACCGGGTTTAAACGGCAGGATTCTGTAGAACCGGGTTTAAACTGCAGGATTCTGTAGAACCGGGTTTAAACTGCAGGATTCTGTAGAACCGGGTTTAAACTGCAGGATTCGGGTCAGACATTGCAGCTTCTGGTGACTCTTTGCAGCGATTTTGGTCCTTTCTGCCTGACGGAACCAGTAACTGGGTCCGGTTTACAGGCCTCCTCGCTTATCGCCAACGTTCTCCAGGACCGGGACCAGAACTTTACAACTGTCCATCATGGCAGCAGCTCGGGCTGAACGAGGCTCAGAACCGCCCAGAACCCTCAGAACCACGTTCTCATGTTGCATCAGCAGCTTCCGGGCCGTATTGTTCAGTCACAGTGAGAGCGCCGTCAGCGGCGCTTCGGGTTCTTGTTCTCACCAGCATCAGCATCTCTGATGACCTGGTTCCGTCCATGAATGTTCAGGTTCCTGGTTCTGTCCAGGAACCCGAACATTCATGGACGGAAGCAGCACCTCGGTTCCACACCTGCAGGATTCAGCTGTTGGAAAACATCAGACCTGCAGAGGAACCGAGGTCCAAAGGTTCTGGGCAGGAACCCGTGTTCCCAGGTGACGGCAGCGGGTCGGTTCCCTGCAGCGTCTCCAGCGTTCCGTCGCTACGTGCCGGCAGAGAAAACGGACGTTCTGATAATAAACCTGATCGGCGGTTCTTCTGCGTCTggatctggaccagaacctgccGGACGgaaataaaatctattcttAGAACATTTCTCAGAACAGTTCTTAGAACAGTTCTCCACGTCTTTCTGGGCTTTTCCAGCTGCCGTCTAATTGCCTTTAATCAGCAGCAGGTTTTCCTGCTTAATGACTTTTCCCGTCAAACCGCAGCTTCCTGCAGCTTTTTTCCACACAAGGCGTGACGCTGCAGCGCCGCACCTTCTGCTGCAACACGTGCAGCGCAGCGACACACCTGCCCACAGGTACACCTGGCCACAGGTACGCCTGGCCACAGGTACACCTGCCCACAGGTACACCTGCCCACAGGTACGCCTGGCCACAGGTACGCCTGCCCACAGGTACGCCTGCCCACAGGTACGCCTGGCCACAGGTACACCTGCCCACAGGTACGCCTGGCTTCCTGTCCTGCAGAAAGCATCTCTGCCTAGAAGAGCAGGTGATCCTGGAGGAGGTTCTGCAGACGGAACCCGGTCcagcttctgtgttctctgACAGGAAGCTCGGTGCTGCTTCGCTGGAAAGGCAACGCGCTTCACGTTCCAGCCAGAGTTCCCCAGAGCGCAGCGGGAACGCCTGAGATTTTCCATGCCGGTTCTGCAGAAGGTCCAGAACAGAAACAGGACTCCACACCTTCAGGTAATCCACCTCCTGATCCTCCATTGCGTCATCACGGGTTCTCCGAAAGCATGCGGGATCCGGTTCTAGCGGTAAAGGTCggcacagcgccccctgctgacACAGCTGAGTCTCTGCTTCTAAGCGGATCAGTAACTCTCATCCAGTCGGGTCTAAAAACATCAGAACGCTGTAAATCCTCTCTGCTGCAGACAGGAAACACCTGAGGCTGAACCCTGACAGCTGGTTCCTCCCAGCAGGTAACCGCTACTAAAGCGTGAAGATCCCTGTGGAGGAGCCTGGACCCACTCTGCTCTACAGAACCAATTTCATCTGGACACATTAGTGGGTTCTCCAGCGTGACGGCCTCTTTCAGCTCACACCACAGCATCTGAACgtgtctgggctttgactaggccactccaaagccACTCACAGGTGGACGTGCCGGTGTGTTTGGGAGGAGGGATCAGAACCGGGTCGTTCCAGAATTCCTGGGAAAACTGGACCGAAGGGAAGAAGCTGGAAAAGACCGGCTGATGAAGAGTGACACCTTCTGGTCAGGGTCTGAACTGCAGAATCCTagagaaatataatttttaacaaATCTATAAATTATTTTGCTAATTCAGATCAAATATAAGATAAATTATTCTAAGCTGTAAGACTTGGGTGTTATATTTGATTTAGatctttattttacattagttttaatCTTCATTGTCTTCAAAAGGTCTAAAACTGCACCTGACTGTAACTAAAGCTCAAAAATAGCCCAAACCTGCCTTAAAACCTCCCAGAGTTCCATCGCTGCAGTTTTAGGTCAGAAACAATCAAATGAGAATCATCGCCGAGCTGGGAGCTAAAGGAGGAACCGTCCAATCAGAGAGCGGGCTCCTGCTTCTCCTCGGTTCCTAGAAACTAGTCATTGGGATGTAAAGGACTCCACCTCCCAGAATGCACCGGTCCAGTCAGACTCAGTGGGACATTTCTTCCAGCTGAGAGGACGGAAATGCTCCTGGCTTTGTGTCAGACGCTGTGGCTGCATCAGAGATGAAGGACGGAGCAACAGTCtgggacctcctcttcctcttcctcttcctcctcctcctcctcctcttcctcagaaatcatttctgcagctcctgcgGCGTGCTGAACGTCTCGTACACGTTGGCAGCGAACTCCTTCACCTGATCGTTGAGCAGCAGATCCTGAAGGCAAGGcaacatatttatttgtaaagcacatttcagcacagagacaaagtgctttacatgattaaaatataggaaaataaaacagaaagtaggaataaaatgtagaaactaaataaaaaatgggagaatagaaactaaaagcaaacattaaaaacagctggactacaaAGATGAACtattgatgtttcagtaaaactgtttaactagaacagttaaagtcctaaattaatgtgttttaaggaactcaggctttgttccagatcagtggagcataggaactaaatgctgcttctccatgtctggttctggttctggttctggttctgcagagcaggctggagccagaagacctgaaggAACCACAGAAGAAACGACTCGTCCTTAAACTCAAGATTCAGATTCAGGAGGACAAACGTGGTCTGATGAACTCATGAGAATCCAgaggcagacagaaaataaaaaataaataaaatcctgaaggtggaaaaaataaaaatactaaacaGACATTTAAGCTGCTAGAAACTCAGTAAGACTGAACTAAATAACCACagaataaattaaagtaaaactaCAGAATAAATCAGACCAGCTGACGCCAGGCGCCTCCAATCAGCCAGAGAACCTGCTGGACCCAGAaccaggttctgctggacccagaaccaggttctgctggacccagaaccaggttctgctggaccCACCAGCATCTTCTGTGTTCCTGCATCACGGTCTGGACTCAGGAGTTCAGCCGACAGAACCTTCTTGGATCAAACATCCAGGCCTGAAAGAAGCGGTTCGGGTCGGGAGAGACCGGCTTTGGGCTGAGGTTCTAGAAACGGCGCCGACCGTCACCAGAACCGGAGTGAAAcacggcatcatgctgtgggctcCTGCTGTTCACACAGAAGTGGTTGTAAATTCTGAACAGCTCCAGACACCAGGCGGTTCTGACCCAAAACCATCAGAGAGTCTGCTTACAGATCCAAGCCCGCCACAGACCGACCCGGCAGAACATCTGTGGGCTCACCTGAACACGGCCGCTGAGGAGCTTAGAAACCGGACCGTACAAACAGCACCGGGTCGATGAGTGGTGCTGATCGGGTCCAACCAGACTAAAGCAGAACCACCCAGAGCTTCTACGCTTTAGTTCTGAAGCTGTGCTCGGGTTTGGAGCCGGTTCAGAGACCCTGAAGAATCTGAGATCCACTCCACAGCATCCAGAACCAGGTCTGGACCCGGACCCGTTGGCAGACGGTGACATGGCCACATACGGACCATCCAGACAGAACCCGCTCAGCAtcaagaaccagaaccaaacccaGCAGCACCATTAAAATGTCCAATCGCCCTAAATCAGGTTCTTCAGTTCTGGTCCTCCAGGTCCGGTGTTCTGCGGCTTTTAGAAGTCAAATGGCTGAGTCGGCTCCTCAGCACCAGTCGGgttctccagagttctgctgatgTCCTGATTATTGGACCAGGGActcatctaaaagctgcaggacaccggacctGGAGGACCAGAACTTAAGAAGAACCCTGCCCTGAAACATCAACCTTCTAACATCTTCATATCAGATTTGCTGTTTGGATATAAACGATGATTaatgtctgattctgatgaacGGGCCGGTCCGGTTCTGAGGCTCGTCTCTCTGTGTGCGACTCGCTGCCCTTACCTGGACGAAGTGGCTGGGCGTGTCGCTGCAGACGCTGTTAATCTGGCCGTTAACGATGGGGATGATCTTAGCGAGCGGCAGGCTGACCGCAGACAGGCTGAAACGACAGAAAACAGGTCGACCAATCAGATCACtctaaaccaatcagatcactctaaaccaatcagatcgctctaaaccaggggtgtcaaacatttttcagtgtcctgtctggcaatgtggcaataataattattgtcttaatgccaaaaagagctaatcagatttgactttcacaagtgaagcagtactgcttttgccacagtgctccgcttgatttatgaatgtgaatagttttattatgattcatgcggggaatatctcaaatgatatggacactacaatgggaaagtaggagaggaaaggaagaacaagaagaaaaaagaaagggtgaaagaaagaggagataaaaggaagagaatgataaaacaattattgaaaaaaacatgaacttcgtttattgaaaatatgcagttcctatattgtccacgaggggcgctgtgttttaattagcagattaagcttcaggtgtggaaaaattaaaataatttcttaatttttatctgtttgatgtattttgtcatgcaggacagtgtttttaagttccaaaaaatgtgaataaatatttttcaacattgtgcaatcactgtgatcagttcttatgcatactgcacaagtaaatgtttaactgagtaaaagtattgttgaaattgcacatacttttcttaaaaacgctacggttattcataatatattgtgtaaaagtgaaattaatttaatataaaaatcacttttattagttctatttaatcttgcaatgagtttactcgtgtggccctcttgagatcagattaagctgtatgcggcccctcaaccaaaatgagtttgacacccctgatctaaacagTCCAACAACGGCTGAACGCGTCAGACACCGACGGCCCGCTAAGTCTCCACAGAACCTCACTTAGAGAAATAAATCTAAACTCTGCTTCCAAATGAAGGCCAACATTTAGAGCAGCAGTCAGTCAGGGTTACCTGTCGGGTGCAGAGTTGGGGGCGGAGTCACCGACAGGTAGGCGGAAGAACTCGGCCAGGTTGTCCAGGAGACGAGAGAAGCCGCGGTTCAGACAGGTGCTGAGAACTTTACTGAAATCTGGACTGAGGACAGAAACAGAGCAGGCGGCTAAACCTCAGAGCTGCAGGAGCGTCCTGCAGGCCGACACGGGACAGGTGGACacacttacctgtccagcatgTCTCGGGTCTCGTTCAGCAGCCTGATGGTCACCACGTCGTTTTCCGTCAAGCCGCACGCCTGCAGGGGTGAGAAGACGACAGAGTTACGCCGTCAGGTGGAATTATGGGGCAGCGCCGCGGGTCCACCGGGTCACCTGGTCGGCGAGGGCGTTGTCGGCGTCCGCCAGCATGTAGGAGGACAGCGGGCGGCCCGAGTCCACCTCCACCTCGGCTCGGATCCAgctcagctgctgctccagctccAGCAGGGACAGACTCTGCTTCAGAGACAGCCTGGAGACACACGGGGACCCATCAGAGCGTCTGCCACACAGCCTGCTGGACGTTTGCTGAAGCTACAGAGAGACGGAGACATTTACCCCCCCAGGGAGCTCCGCACCGCCGCCTTCACCCGGGTTATCAGCGCCGTCAGACCTGCAGAGACACAGGGAGGCGTGTGTGGCGACAGAAACCAACACCAGTGCTGCTGAGATGCTGCTGGGTGTGAGGAGCGCTACCGTCTCCCAGGAGATGCTGGATGCTGGACAGGTACTGCTGCTGGACGTCTGGAGGAGTCAGAGGAGCCTGAGGGAGAGGAAGGAGAGCTTCAAACAACCTGCAGCTTCAGCAAATGCTCCTTCCCAGCAGGCCGACTCcattttgctcctttaaattagggctgaacgattttgtaaaattatttaattgcgattttttttcttaatattgtgatttaatgcaatttttttccccagtttaatttatcatgtgttttaaaatatatacaaacaacaaatcaatttgtttcctcgccatgtggattagttgctaaaagacccgcagcatctaaactcagagcagaaattattgcgttctgcctacaatatatttcaatcaaaattgcaattttgacttttctccacattaaccacaagcaacaaaaatgttctctaaaaaaagatgtttgtaaacaaggactattttaaatatgaacttttaatgtttctattgataagaatattattcaagagaacagcttttaatttaattagacatcaatccttgttgaacataaagtgcaaccaacaagcaagtctatgtattaaactgattgacctgtacttaatgctatgtatgattatataaactctaaaacaagtaataaaattagattatctcactgctgcaactgtcttcccttccatgtggaggcaaacccactttaaacattttaccaacacctaatggacgcgtctaattcactacttgttacatagccaaaaattgcagactctgcgatttggaaattgcgtttttttaaatcacgattatattaaAAATGCGATTAACTGTTCAGCCCTACTTAAAATCTGCCTTCATCATCATTCTGCAGCTTTCTGGAGCTCTGGACTCGTTGTTGACCCGGTAAAGTCATCCAACGATCGTTCTGCTGCCATCGGGTCAGGAAGAGGAGGCAACGGTTCTGAAGGGAAACCCGGACCCACTCCAGCGGAGCTCAAGCTGCTCCGccacattttatcattttagaAAAGAATCCCGACTTTTACAGAGAAAATTTATTTTGACATAACAACATTCTTCATAGATTTATGGCAGATTTTTCTAGAATGAGACAGAATTACTCACAGAACCTGAAGGAAGCACACAGGCAAgaaaagaggaataaaaagaTGTAATTCCTGACGTCTTGGCTGGTTAGCGTTCTCAAACAGGAAGCATTAGGGCTGGACCATAAgtataacaatatatattaaaaaaaagggtcaataaaaagttcaatagaataacagttttccttccttttgcgttctagcatgtaggttaatattacatcattacatcctcccagccaatcacagcgcagacccaggaaccaagccccgccccttcaCAGAGCATTTGTTCAGAGagcatttgttctttttttctttttttaaaaactttcagtTTTGGTAAGAAGTTGGATAAAGGGTTGGGTTTGAATTTAGtatttgtgtctgtatctaaaaacaggttgctaagcaacagcataaaatggccagggctgcacttaaagtacatgtttttaatttgttgatcatTATCGATatggatcaatatgattttaattttatcgatatgctttttccTGTATTGTCCAGCCGTAGGAAGGACATCTGTTCTAAACTTTTTTAAGTATAGTTACCAGCCGACCCGGCTTTACTCTGCCTCCTCACTGGCCTCCATGGCCTGCAGGTATTACTGTGAGGCTTAACTGCTCTCTGGTCTCCAGCATCTCTAAGCATAAACGCCCTGAAATGCTCTGAGGTAGTAGAACATTCAGGTAGTTTGCGGCTGACTTTAGGGCTCGCTTTCAGCTCGTCTTCCTCACCGTAACGCTCTTTGCCAAAGAGTTATCCAGGTACAGGTATCCCCCGATGATGTTGAGCTGCACTCTGAGAAGAACAACCAGCATGCAGGTGCTGTAGACGGCCACGATGGTCCGGGTGAAGcctgaggaaaaataaataaaaaaaacagcatttcaggCGAAAATACCACCTGATTTATTTCAGCGTAAATATGGAAGAGTTCAAACTCTTACTGATGATTTTTAAGTCTTCCCAGATCTCCAGCTTGTTGGCTGGTCTATCAAAGAAGGAGGGACAAACATTGAGGCTTAATCCTTCCTGACTACAGACCATAATGTGGCAGAAATCTGCTCTGACTCTCCTCACTTTGTTTTCAGCAGCGTGGTCAGACTCTCAGAGTTGAGCTGAGTGATGATGGCCTCTCTGAGCGGAGGAAGCATGGACAGCACTGGAAGACACAAAGACTGAGAACTTATGAAACGTTCTAACTCTCCCCTCATGTAAAATAATCTGCACTTCTTACCAGTCATGTTACAGGTTCTCTGGTTGCTCTCGAAGTGGAACTGCCTTCTGGCCTGGGCAATGTACTCGGTCGCCTCCTTCTCCTGGATCTCCCTGATCTTCTTCTGAGCATATTTACCCAGAAAGTAAACTCCTGGTAGGTGAGCAGCAAACAGGACAGAGTCATTTCTCTATTAGCTTTGGTGAAAGTCTGAATAATCCACTCATATATATGgactaattaattaataaagtgACTATAATTCACAGCGGTCATGTGTGGTGAGAGAATCATAAAGttgtgtgtcatcagcatatgTAGGGTAAGACGTGTTATAGTCATTTATATTTAGCTCAGAGGGGCAGAAACATAAAGAAGAGCAGTAACCCAATGAATGGAGCCTGGAGGAACCCCACATCTGATCTCGGTTTGCTCAGATTTATAATTGCTAAGTGACACAAATTAGTCCCAGTATGAACCAAACTGGCTTCAGCATATCGAGATCAACTGTTACTGAAATATTTGAGAGGATTTGTGTGTCAAATGGATCCAGTTTGCACAATTATCTTCCAAACAACATTGCACAAACAGTAAAATCCTATTAGAATCAACACTGTTTCTggaatggaaaaatatttgtttttgtcctggGAAGAATAAAGACCTTAAATTGCTAAAACTTACTAAGTATTTGTGATGAAAGTTAAAGACTGAATAACAGCCTTCATAAAACTATATATTAGATATATTAGGAAAAACAAGTTGATTGATAATATTTCTATGGCAATCTttagaaaaagtgtttttgtgtcCAAGGTACTAAAGGGAACACCACGAAGTCCAACGAACACGCCTGACAGGGTTACTTTCTGCAACAAGTGTCTGATTTTGGTTTATATAAAAGTATTTTccataaaatacaaagaacaatgacatttttttcagaACTTTTTAAGCCGAATTAAACATACAGTTACTATGTTGGTTAAAGCCCCTTAGAATATAATCTTCAGTGCGCCTACTCTCCTATAATCCCAAACTAAATCTATTTTAAAGCTGAAATACACGGAGTCTGGCCTGTAGCGGCTGCTGCTAGCATGGGATCAGCCAGCACCCACCTCCGACCAAAGCGCCCgtgaaaattattttcttcttgtGCCGTTTGATAAAATTCCAGACAGATGAAAACATCTTCAAAAAGCCAGAAATTTAGATTAATGCCTTTCCGTATTTTAAAGCTgggctttttattttacacacatGTTAGCCTGAGCGTTTCGGACTGCAGCTCGGCCCTAGCATCATGCTAACTGTCAAAGCAGCGCTGACTGAGACAATACATCCGGTtta is a genomic window containing:
- the pex3 gene encoding peroxisomal biogenesis factor 3 translates to MFSSVWNFIKRHKKKIIFTGALVGGVYFLGKYAQKKIREIQEKEATEYIAQARRQFHFESNQRTCNMTVLSMLPPLREAIITQLNSESLTTLLKTKPANKLEIWEDLKIISFTRTIVAVYSTCMLVVLLRVQLNIIGGYLYLDNSLAKSVTAPLTPPDVQQQYLSSIQHLLGDGLTALITRVKAAVRSSLGGLSLKQSLSLLELEQQLSWIRAEVEVDSGRPLSSYMLADADNALADQACGLTENDVVTIRLLNETRDMLDSPDFSKVLSTCLNRGFSRLLDNLAEFFRLPVGDSAPNSAPDSLSAVSLPLAKIIPIVNGQINSVCSDTPSHFVQDLLLNDQVKEFAANVYETFSTPQELQK